The following proteins are co-located in the Micromonospora coriariae genome:
- a CDS encoding TadE/TadG family type IV pilus assembly protein, with translation MRRAAFPRCRRAMAGARRHLAAGDRELGANPVELAVVMPLILVLLFASLQVAAVFLARSTALNAAQGGVNAQRLYDAPDDAGVVSATRFLNATGGWLVGWAKTGPSCVTTDTEVTCTVRGRSLSVVPGVDFAVRQTAHGTVERETTP, from the coding sequence ATGCGCCGAGCCGCGTTCCCGAGGTGCCGCCGGGCGATGGCCGGTGCCCGGCGCCACCTCGCGGCCGGCGACCGGGAGCTGGGAGCCAATCCGGTGGAGCTGGCCGTGGTGATGCCGCTGATCCTGGTGCTGCTCTTCGCCTCGCTCCAGGTCGCGGCCGTTTTCCTGGCCCGTTCCACGGCGTTGAACGCCGCCCAGGGCGGGGTCAACGCCCAGCGGTTGTACGACGCTCCGGACGACGCCGGGGTCGTCAGCGCCACCCGCTTCCTGAACGCCACCGGCGGCTGGCTGGTGGGCTGGGCGAAGACTGGTCCGAGCTGCGTGACCACCGATACCGAGGTGACCTGCACGGTGCGCGGCCGGTCCCTGTCGGTGGTGCCCGGCGTGGACTTCGCGGTGCGGCAGACCGCCCACGGCACAGTG
- a CDS encoding SAF domain-containing protein, with the protein MSLATRNGTPVDAPVSPPKVVRQRRVRPGLLGLAVLLIALGGLGAAFAVTSVRATGSYLAVARPVEVGREISAADLVAVQVAGGQGLRPVPAGRLDEVVGKRAAVALVPGTLLTLGQVTDDPLLGPGQQQLALGLKTAQVPARELHPGDKVLLVSTPDDNASGAAAAGTRFSATVIDMVSPANDDKVLYLALTIRDVPAVVALAAQERIAVVLTEVA; encoded by the coding sequence GTGAGCCTCGCGACGCGCAACGGAACCCCGGTGGACGCGCCGGTCAGCCCGCCCAAGGTGGTCCGGCAGCGCCGGGTCCGCCCGGGGCTGCTGGGTCTGGCCGTACTCCTGATCGCGCTGGGTGGGCTGGGCGCGGCGTTCGCGGTCACCTCGGTCCGGGCCACCGGCAGCTACCTCGCGGTGGCCCGGCCGGTGGAGGTGGGCCGGGAGATCAGCGCCGCTGACCTGGTCGCCGTGCAGGTCGCCGGCGGCCAGGGGCTGCGCCCGGTGCCCGCCGGCCGGCTGGACGAGGTGGTCGGCAAGCGCGCCGCCGTGGCGCTGGTCCCGGGCACCCTGCTCACGCTGGGGCAGGTCACCGACGACCCGCTGCTCGGCCCCGGCCAGCAGCAACTCGCGCTCGGCCTGAAGACCGCGCAGGTGCCGGCGCGTGAACTGCACCCCGGCGACAAGGTCCTGCTGGTCAGCACCCCGGACGACAACGCGTCCGGAGCGGCCGCCGCCGGCACCCGCTTCTCCGCCACCGTGATCGACATGGTCAGCCCGGCGAACGACGACAAGGTGCTGTACCTGGCGCTCACCATCCGGGACGTGCCCGCGGTGGTGGCGCTGGCCGCGCAGGAGCGGATCGCCGTCGTGCTGACCGAGGTGGCCTGA
- a CDS encoding CpaF family protein: MRFEPVSADPRQQPPGVTSTTPPLAAPNGRNHHAVPMPPPAPAASPPPEPPPRPRMDFQVVRELRRELTERLTLWQRGREFTVDEEDTERARLAVAVVAEYADAVRRAGTPMAAGEERLLLDQVTAELVGLGRLQTLLVDDTIEEVHILGCDQVRITRHGGGVDWAEPIADSDAELVEILQAAARRAGATERSLSTVKPTLDLQLPDGSRLAAVFLVSHRPYAVIRKHNTLDVSLDDVAGARGDLDEMIDPLLRDFLRAAMRAGLNIMVAGLAGAGKTTIIRALMNEIPTDEPYVLLEESRELLPARRRERHRAVMSFEAREGHGERGFDGRPAGEVTIADLIPLSLRMGVLRIIVGEVRSREIVPMLQAMTTSRGSMCTIHARTSAGVGERIVELALAHGREMTVDQARRMAGNALDLIVYVTVEDETAIGGRKHRFVSHVEEVIGAGEAGRITTTTVFGPGPDGRAVPRHLPERVRDQLLRVGYDARLLTRWIEAGAGAWRRPRQTRLARR; encoded by the coding sequence ATGCGGTTTGAACCAGTCTCCGCCGACCCACGCCAACAGCCGCCGGGCGTCACCTCCACGACGCCGCCGCTGGCCGCGCCGAACGGCCGCAACCACCACGCGGTGCCGATGCCACCCCCGGCACCCGCGGCCAGCCCGCCGCCGGAGCCGCCACCCCGCCCCCGGATGGACTTCCAGGTGGTCCGGGAACTGCGCCGGGAACTGACCGAACGGCTCACGCTGTGGCAGCGCGGCCGTGAGTTCACCGTCGACGAGGAGGACACCGAGCGCGCCCGGCTGGCCGTCGCCGTGGTCGCCGAGTACGCGGACGCGGTCCGCCGGGCCGGCACGCCGATGGCTGCCGGCGAGGAACGCCTGCTGCTCGACCAGGTGACCGCCGAGCTGGTCGGACTGGGCCGCCTGCAGACCCTGCTGGTCGACGACACCATCGAGGAGGTGCACATCCTCGGCTGCGACCAGGTACGCATCACCCGGCACGGCGGCGGGGTGGACTGGGCCGAACCGATCGCCGACAGCGACGCGGAACTGGTGGAGATCCTCCAGGCGGCGGCACGCCGTGCGGGCGCGACCGAGCGGTCACTGTCCACCGTGAAGCCCACCCTCGACCTGCAACTGCCCGACGGCAGCCGGCTGGCCGCGGTGTTCCTGGTCAGCCACCGCCCGTACGCGGTGATCCGCAAGCACAACACCCTGGACGTGAGCCTGGACGACGTGGCCGGGGCCCGGGGTGACCTGGACGAGATGATCGACCCACTGTTGCGGGACTTCCTCCGCGCGGCGATGCGCGCCGGGCTGAACATCATGGTCGCCGGGCTGGCCGGCGCCGGGAAGACCACGATCATCCGGGCGCTGATGAACGAGATCCCGACCGACGAGCCGTACGTGCTGCTGGAGGAGAGCCGGGAGCTGCTGCCGGCCCGCCGCCGGGAGCGGCACCGGGCGGTGATGAGCTTCGAGGCCCGCGAGGGGCACGGCGAACGTGGCTTCGACGGCCGACCGGCCGGCGAGGTGACGATCGCCGACCTGATCCCGCTCTCGCTCAGGATGGGCGTGCTGCGGATCATCGTGGGTGAGGTTCGGTCCCGGGAGATCGTGCCGATGCTCCAGGCGATGACCACCAGCCGGGGCTCGATGTGCACCATCCACGCCCGCACGTCCGCCGGCGTCGGTGAACGGATCGTCGAGTTGGCCCTGGCGCACGGCCGCGAGATGACCGTCGACCAGGCCCGCCGGATGGCCGGCAACGCCCTGGACCTGATCGTCTACGTCACCGTCGAGGACGAGACCGCGATCGGCGGTCGCAAGCACCGGTTCGTCTCCCATGTGGAGGAGGTGATCGGGGCCGGCGAAGCCGGGCGCATCACCACCACCACGGTCTTCGGACCCGGCCCGGACGGCCGCGCGGTCCCCCGGCACCTGCCCGAACGGGTACGCGACCAACTGCTGCGGGTGGGCTACGACGCCCGGCTGCTCACCCGGTGGATCGAGGCCGGCGCCGGTGCCTGGCGCCGCCCCCGGCAGACCCGACTGGCCCGGCGGTGA
- a CDS encoding type II secretion system F family protein encodes MVNWHLAIAVCGGAAVGLGLFLVVRELVPAAPALGPALRRLHQPAGTGRVAAPASRQLDWLTGLARWLRPPHRQLALIDQTSEQYALSVLLSALIGLAVPTLLGVALFVLGISLPLVVPVLGSLGMALIAGLLAHRSVLAKADAARDEFRQAVCTYLDLVALQLSAAHGPVQSLERAAAVCDGWVFDRIQESLRIAQMQMHAPWDELRDLADKIGIPELGDVGAIMRSSGSEGAQVHETLRSRADSLRDQIRTDNLARAEGVTSKLDIPGALLVFVLLGFVVYPFIARV; translated from the coding sequence ATCGTGAACTGGCACCTGGCCATCGCGGTGTGCGGCGGAGCCGCCGTGGGTCTGGGCCTGTTCCTGGTGGTCCGCGAGCTGGTGCCGGCGGCCCCGGCGCTCGGGCCGGCACTGCGCCGGTTGCACCAGCCGGCCGGCACCGGCCGGGTCGCCGCTCCCGCGTCCCGGCAACTGGACTGGTTGACCGGGCTGGCCCGCTGGCTGCGGCCGCCGCACCGGCAGCTCGCCCTGATCGACCAGACCTCCGAGCAGTACGCGCTGTCGGTGCTCCTCTCGGCGCTGATCGGACTGGCCGTGCCGACCCTGCTCGGGGTGGCCCTGTTCGTGCTCGGCATCTCGCTGCCGCTGGTCGTACCGGTACTCGGCAGCCTCGGCATGGCGCTGATCGCCGGGCTGCTGGCACACCGGTCGGTGCTGGCCAAGGCGGACGCCGCCCGGGACGAGTTCCGCCAGGCCGTCTGCACGTATCTGGACCTGGTGGCGTTGCAGCTCTCCGCCGCGCACGGGCCGGTGCAGTCGCTGGAGCGGGCCGCGGCGGTGTGCGACGGCTGGGTCTTCGACCGGATCCAGGAGTCGCTGCGGATCGCCCAGATGCAGATGCACGCGCCCTGGGACGAGCTGCGCGACCTCGCCGACAAGATCGGCATTCCGGAGCTGGGCGACGTCGGCGCGATCATGCGCTCCTCCGGAAGTGAGGGAGCGCAGGTGCACGAAACCCTGCGCAGCCGGGCCGACTCGCTACGCGACCAGATCCGCACCGACAACCTCGCCCGCGCCGAGGGGGTGACCAGCAAGCTCGACATTCCAGGCGCACTGCTCGTCTTCGTGCTGCTCGGCTTCGTCGTCTACCCGTTCATCGCCCGTGTCTGA
- a CDS encoding type II secretion system F family protein — MRGSLELIAVVSGAACVAGLLLAVVALVGTRRPAGPGPGAGPGLGRLWRGSGATPGERRAYQALLITALVAGALAFLLTGLPVVGLLVAVAVPGTPWLFAVGKAEQRAIARIEAVGEWTRRLKDVSGTGQGLQQSIIGTIGSVPPGIEDEVRLLAARLQAGWLARSALLAFADDIGDPVCDQVVAALILHLTDRGERLGDVLGSIAGAAAAEVATRREIEAKRTQPRFAVRFLTGMTLATLAYGLINTEYIEPYGTPVGQLVMAALGAAFIGLLAWVRSMSQPQRPARFLPSPDPQEVIA, encoded by the coding sequence GTGCGGGGCAGCCTGGAACTGATAGCGGTGGTCTCCGGCGCCGCCTGCGTCGCGGGGCTGCTGCTGGCCGTTGTCGCACTGGTCGGCACCCGACGGCCCGCCGGCCCCGGCCCGGGCGCCGGACCGGGTCTGGGTCGGCTCTGGCGCGGCTCCGGCGCCACCCCCGGCGAGCGGCGGGCCTACCAGGCTCTGCTGATCACCGCGCTGGTCGCCGGCGCGCTGGCCTTTCTGCTGACCGGGCTGCCGGTGGTGGGTCTGCTGGTGGCGGTGGCGGTGCCCGGCACCCCGTGGCTGTTCGCGGTGGGCAAGGCCGAGCAACGGGCGATCGCCCGGATCGAGGCGGTCGGCGAGTGGACCCGCCGGCTCAAGGACGTCTCCGGCACCGGACAGGGCCTCCAGCAGTCGATCATCGGCACGATCGGCAGCGTGCCACCCGGCATCGAGGACGAGGTACGGCTGCTCGCCGCCCGGTTGCAGGCCGGTTGGTTGGCCCGCTCCGCGCTGCTGGCGTTCGCCGACGACATCGGTGACCCGGTCTGCGACCAGGTGGTGGCGGCGCTGATCCTGCACCTCACCGACCGGGGCGAGCGGCTGGGTGACGTGCTGGGCTCGATCGCCGGCGCGGCGGCCGCGGAGGTCGCCACCCGGCGGGAGATCGAGGCCAAGCGCACCCAGCCCCGGTTCGCGGTCCGCTTCCTCACCGGAATGACGCTCGCCACCCTGGCGTACGGGCTGATCAACACCGAGTACATCGAGCCGTACGGCACGCCTGTGGGTCAACTGGTGATGGCCGCCCTCGGTGCCGCCTTCATCGGCCTGCTGGCCTGGGTGCGGTCGATGAGCCAGCCGCAGCGGCCGGCCCGCTTCCTGCCGTCGCCGGACCCGCAGGAGGTGATCGCGTGA
- a CDS encoding P-loop NTPase family protein produces MAIIALVSAKGSPGVTTSALACALAWHRRLVLAECDPAGGSILAGYLGGQLDGPRGIGELAVGELRDGNLETAFWSQLVDLDAPRRERLLLPGLVDPTQAGSVTPLWQRFADYFNALDRGTPGYDVLVDCGRLHVNGPPWPVLRAASVVLLVTRAELPDLSGTRAVVSAIERDFAEHRVPPGTLRLLLVGNGHGRAEISRALKLPVIARLPHDSRTAGVLSLGGTVRAGRPLLRAAAALEVPVGALLERRRARLAWPVQQGVPDAV; encoded by the coding sequence ATGGCGATCATCGCGCTGGTGTCCGCGAAGGGTTCGCCCGGCGTGACCACCTCGGCGCTGGCCTGCGCGCTGGCCTGGCACCGACGACTGGTGCTCGCGGAGTGCGACCCGGCCGGCGGGTCGATCCTCGCCGGCTACCTGGGTGGTCAGCTGGACGGACCGCGCGGCATCGGCGAGCTGGCCGTCGGAGAGCTGCGCGACGGCAACCTGGAGACCGCCTTCTGGTCCCAGCTGGTCGACCTCGACGCGCCCCGGCGGGAACGGCTGCTGCTGCCCGGGCTGGTCGACCCGACACAGGCCGGCAGCGTCACCCCGCTCTGGCAACGCTTCGCCGACTACTTCAACGCCCTCGACCGCGGCACCCCCGGCTACGACGTGCTGGTCGACTGCGGCCGGCTGCACGTCAACGGCCCGCCGTGGCCGGTGCTGCGGGCCGCCTCGGTGGTGCTGCTGGTGACCCGGGCCGAGCTGCCGGACCTCTCCGGCACGCGGGCGGTGGTCAGCGCGATCGAACGGGACTTCGCCGAGCACCGGGTACCGCCCGGCACCCTGCGGCTGCTGCTGGTCGGCAACGGGCACGGGCGGGCCGAGATCAGCCGTGCGCTGAAACTGCCGGTGATCGCCCGGCTGCCGCACGACTCGCGTACCGCCGGGGTGCTCAGCCTGGGCGGGACGGTGCGGGCCGGACGGCCGCTGCTGCGCGCGGCGGCCGCGCTGGAGGTGCCGGTCGGCGCGCTGCTGGAGCGGCGGCGCGCCCGGCTGGCCTGGCCGGTGCAGCAGGGGGTGCCGGATGCGGTTTGA